The following DNA comes from bacterium.
CCGATCGAGACGCCCCGCACGCCGAGGCGGGCGTATTCCTCGATCCAGTACACGATCGAGGGGACCTCGGCCATGACCCACAGCTCGAGGTTGCGGTCCAGCCCTGCTGCATCGATCTGCCGCTTCACCGCGCGGAACTCCCAACCGGTCCTCACGAACGGGATCATGAGGTGGAGGTTGTCGAACTGCTCGCGCACACGGGCGATGGTGCGCAGCTCGAGGGCGAAGAGGTCCGGCTCGCGGGTGTAACGGTACGCGCCCCGGTAGCCGATCATCGGATTCTCTTCCGCCGGTTCGTAGCGCTCGCCGCCCTCGAGTCCGCGGAACTCGTTCGAGCGGAAGTCCATCGCGCGATAGAGCACCGGGCGCGGGTGGAACGCCCTGGCGAAGGTGGTGAGGTCCTCGACCATGCGCTCGACGAACTCATCGCTCCGTCCTTCCTCGATCAGCCGGCGCGGGTGCCGGTTCTCGAGCGCCGAGAGGATCATGAACTCCGCGCGCAGCAGACCGACGCCGTCCACCGGCATGCGGGCCACCTCCTCCGCGCGCTCCGGCTCGCCGAGGTTCACCTCGAGGCGTGTCGCCGTCACGGGCGCGGTCGCGATGGCGGGGGCGGCAGGCGCAGGCGTGGCAGCGGCTCGACGCTCCGCGCCGGGTCGTCGACCGGCGGTGACGACGCCCTCGCGGGCGTCCACCGTCACCGTCATGCCGTCGCGGAGCGTGCGTGTGGCGGCCCGCGCGCCGACTATGCAGGGAAGACCGAGCTCGCGCGAGACGATGGCCGCGTGCGAGGTCATGCCGCCCGCGTCCGTCACGATGGCGGCGGCCCTGCGCATGATCGGCACCCAATCCGGCGCGGTGCGGGTGGTCACGAGGACCTCCCCTTCCGCCAGCTTGCCGCCCTCTTGCGGCGACGCGAGGACGCGCACGACGCCCGACGCAATGCCCGGGCTCGCACCCAGGCCGCGGACCAGGACCTTGCCCGCGTGTTCCTCTCCTCCGGATTCCGGAGCAGCGGCTGCGGATGCACCCGCTCGTTCGCCGAGCGTGGTCACGGGCCGCGTCTGGACGAAGTAGATCGTACCGCCCTCGATCGCCCACTCGGCGTCCTGCGGCGCGCCGTAGTGCTTCTCGTCCTCGATGCCCAGCTCGGCAAGCGCACGGACCTCCGTGTCGGTCAGGACCGGGGCGGTCGCTTTCTCCTCGTCGAGGTCGACGCGGACGTTCTCGCCCGCTCCCTCGTCCCGCACCAGCATGAACTCCTTGTAACCGGGCGTCTTGCGGACGATCTCCAGGCTCTCCTTGTCCACCTCGTAACGGTCCGGCGCGACCTGCCCGCCCACCACCACCTCACCCAGCCCCCACGCGGCCTCGATGACCAGCACACCCGGGTCGTTGCTCGCGGGGTCGATGGTGAACAGCACGCCCGACTTCTCGGCGTTCACCATCTTCTGCACGATCACGGCGATCGGCGCCTCCTCGAGCAAGCCCTGCTTGATCCGGTAGAACAAGACCCGCGCGCCGAAGGAGGACGCCCAGCAGTCCTTGACGCGGCGGATCAGCGCGTCGCCGCCACGGATGTTGAGGAAGCTCTCGAACATGCCGGCGAAGGAGAACTGGGCGGTGTCTTCCACCGTGGCGGAGGAGCGGACCGCGACGTACTCCTGCTCGGCGCCTTGCTGCTCGGAGAGGGTTCGGTATGCGTCCAGGATCGCGGCTCTGACGTCGTCGGGCACACGCGCGCGGCGGATCAGCGCCTGCGCCGACTCGGCCGTGCGGCGGAGCTGGACCGGGTCGTCCACGTCCAGGCGCTCGAGCCGGCGGGAGACCTCCGCCGCGACGCCGCTCGCCTCGAAAAAGCGCGCGTAGGCGTCCACCGTGATCACGAACCCAGGGGGAACCGGAAGGCCGGCGCGCGCCATCTCGCCGAGGTTCGCCCCCTTGCCGCCGGCCACCGCCACGTCGCCCTTGCCCAGCTCGTCGAAGCGTCGAATGAACGTCATGGCTCGTCTCCTACACGGGTCGAAGGCGGGGCTCGCCGCCGATGCATGCACTCCGCCGCCACGGCGGATCCGCTGCAGAACGGGGGCGGCCAGGGTCGCGGGCGAGCGGGTCGCTGGCTGGCGGGCCGCGCGCGAGCGGCGGCAAGGTTGCGAGGGAGAGGAGGGAGGACGGTGGAGAGGGACGGCCGATCCCGAGCGTCGGGCGTTCCGGTCGCACGTCGGCCCTCCGTTGCCGAGCCCGGTCGGTGGCGCTGCCGTAGTGGGCTCCCGACGACGTCGCTCCGACCCTTGGTCGAGATCTCCACCCACGGCTGCCGATGCACGACCACCACGCCCATCACCGGCACGCGCCCGGATGGTCCGGCGAGCCGCCGAGGCCCGGAGACCGGGATCGCCGTGAGCAGGCCCGCGCCGAGGGCCACGCACACGGCTCGGAGGTCGCACGAACGGACTCACCGGCCCCCCACGCGGGCGTTCATGTCACGCGCGGGGCCCACGCCGCGCACGACGAGCACGCGGGCCACGGCGTCGAGCTGTTCCGACGTCGCTTCTGGGGGGCCTTGCTGCTCACCCTCCCCACCCTGATCTGGAGCGACGTCCTGCAGGGCTGGCTGGGCTACACCGCGCCGACGTTCCCGGGCTCGCGCTTTGTTCCGGCGATCTTCGGGACGGCCGTGTTCGTATACGGCGGGCGGGTGTTCCTCCAGGGCGCGGTGCGCGAGCTGGGGGACCGCTCACCGGGGATGATGACCCTGATCTCGATCGCGATCGGCGTCGCGTTCCTGTTCAGCCTCGCCGTGACCCTCGGCTTCCGCGGCACGCCACTGTGGTGGGAGCTGGCGACGCTGGTCACGGTCATGCTGCTCGGCCACTGGATGGAGATGCGCTCGATCGCGCAGGCGAGCGGCGCGCTGCGGGAACTGGCGAAGCTGCTGCCGGACACGGCGGTGCGGGTGGTGGACGGACGCACCGAGGAGGTGCCGGTCAGCGCGCTGCGCGAGGGCGACGTCGTGCTCGTGCGGCCGGGGGCGGGCATCCCGGCGGACGGGGTGGTGAGGGAAGGGAGGAGCGCCGTCAACGAGGCGATGATCACGGGCGAGTCGCGGCCCGTGGACAAGGTCGAGGGCGATGAGGTGATCGCCGGTACGGTCAACGGCGCGGGGTCGCTTCGCATCGAGGTGACGCGAACGGGTGAACGCACCGCGCTCGCCGGCATCATGCGGCTGGTCGCGGAGGCGCAGATGTCGCGCTCGCACGCCCAGGCGCTCGCGGACCGCGCGGCGTTCTGGCTGACCCTGGTGGCGATCGGCGCAGGCGCGGCCACGCTGGTGGGGTGGCTCGCGGTGGAGGCCCCGGCTGGCTTCACGATCGAGCGTGTCGTCACGGTGCTGGTGATCGCGTGCCCACACGCGCTGGGGCTTGCCATCCCGCTCGTCATCGCGATCTCGACGACGCTCGCCGCGAGGAGCGGGCTGCTCGTTCGGGATCGGCAGGGTCTGGAGGAGGCGCGGCGCGTGGACACCGTGGTGTTCGACAAGACGGGCACACTCACCACCGGGGAGTTCCGCGTGGTGGATGTCGCGACGATCCCGGGCCTCGCCCCGGACGAGGCCCTGCGGCTCGCGGCGGCGACAGAGCACGACAGCGAGCACGCCATTGCGCAGGGGATTGTCAAGAGCGCGGAGGAGAAGGGGATCGCACTGCCCGATGCGCGCGGATTCGAGGCGCTCCCCGGCCAGGGCGTGCGGGCGGAAGTGGAAGGGCGCGAGCTGTCCGTCGGCGGGCCGGCGCTGCTGCGCCGGCTCGGGATCACGCTGCCTGCGCCGCTCGAGGCGGGCGCGGAACGGGCCAGGGCAAGGGGCCACGCGTCGGTGGTGCTGCTGGAGGGAGAGCAGCCGCTGGCGGTGGTCGCGGTGGCGGACCGCATCCGGCCGGAATCGTACGAGGCGGTGCGGCGGCTACACGCGGAAGGGATCGAGGTCGTGATGCTGACCGGCGACGCGCGCGTAGTCGCGGAAACGGTCGCGCGGGAGCTGGGCATCGACGCGTTCCACGCCGAGGTGCTGCCGGACCAGAAGGTCGAGAAGATCCGCGAGCTGAGGCGGCAGGGCAAGCGGGTGGCGATGGTGGGGGACGGCGTGAACGATGCCCCCGCGCTGCTCACCGCGGACGTGGGCATCGCGATCGGGGCGGGAACCGGTGTCGCGGTCGAGGCGGGAGACATCGTGCTGGTACGGAGCGACCCGCGGGATGTGCCGCGCATCATCGAGCTCTCGCGGGCGACGTACCGCAAGATGGTGCAGAATCTCTGGTGGGCCGCCGGCTACAACGTCGTAGCGATCCCGCTCGCGGCGGGTGTGCTCGCGGGCCGGGGGATCCTCCTGCCGCCGGCCGTGGGCGCGATCCTGATGTCGGTGAGCACGGTGATCGTAGCGCTGAACGCGCAGTTGCTGCGGCGGGCGCGGCTATGAGGAGGCGGTCGGCGGAGCGACCGGACGCTGGCCCCGGCGCGCTACGGGGGAGACGACCGGCCCCGACGCGTTCCGAGAGCGGCCGGCGCGGGCGGCGGGAGCGGTTGACCCGGCCCCGCCATTCCCTTAGGTTTCAAAGGATTATGCGCACTCGCACCGATTCGCGAACGCCGGCGGAGACGGCCGGTTCGCTCCGGTTCTCGACGATCAACGTCGTCTTGCTCGTGCTCGGGCTGGCGACGATCGCGGCGGGCTACACCCTGCTGGCCAGAGGGTCCACCGTGGCCGCGCCGCTCCTCCTGGTGCTCGGCTACGTGGTCCTCATCCCGCTCGGGCTCATTCTCTGAGTGGGCGCTCGGCCGACCGCCGGGTGACGGGCGCTTAGCTCAGTTGGTCTAGAGCGCTTCCCTTACAAGGAAGAGGTCACAGGTTCGAGTCCTGTAGCGCCCATGGGTGCATCGAAGCCCCGCGGGGCCGATCTGGCCCCGCGGGGCTCGTGTCATCGTGGCGCGTGACAACCGCCGCCGGGAGCCCGATTCGCGATGCCCTTGGACCGAACGCCTCCTCGAGCGCTGCCTCGACGCGCTGCACGCGTTGGAGGTGGACGGCGCCGTGGTCGCCGAGGCCCCCGACCTGTGGGCGTGGCCGGCGGCGGGGCTGCGCGTGCTCGCCGGAGCGGCCCCGCGCCCCTCACCCCTCCGGCTTCAGGAAGATCACGGCGAGCGGCGGCAGGACGAGCTCGAGGGAGAAGGGCCGGCCGTGGCACGGCACCGGGTCGGCGTCCTTGCCGCCGAGATTGCCGACGCCGCTGCCGCCGTACTCCTTCGCATCGCTGTTGAGCAGCTCCCTCCAGAACCCGCCCTTCGGCACCCCCACCCGGTAGCCGTGGCGCACCACGGGCGTGAAGTTGGCGACGACGAGGATCACATCGTCCGGCGAACGCCCGCGCCGCAAGAAGCTGATCACGCTGCTCTCCGCATCGTTGGCGTCCACCCACTCGAAGCCCGCCGGCTCGAAGTCCAGCTCGTGGAGCGCGGGCTCGGCGCGGTAGAGACGGTTGAGGTCCGCGACCCAGCGCTGCACGCCGCGGTGCGTGTCGTATTGCAGCAGGTGCCAGTCCAGGCTCGTCTCGTGGTTCCACTCGTTCCACTGGCCGAACTCGCCGCCCATGAACAGCAGTTTCTTGCCGGATTGCGCCCACATGTAGCCGAAGAGCGCCCGGAGGTTGGCGAACTTCTGCCAGAGGTCGCCGGGCATGGAGCCGAGCAGCGAGCCCTTGCCGTGCACGACCTCGTCGTGGGAGAGCGGCAGCACGAAGTTCTCGTGGAAGGCGTAGAGCATCCGGAAGGTGAGGTCGTTGTGATGGTACTTCCGGTAGATCGGGTCGCGGGACATGTAGCGCCGCGTGTCGTGCATCCACCCCATGTCCCACTTCATCCCGAATCCGAGCCCGCCGACGTACGTGGGCCGTGACACCATGGGCCACGCGGTGGACTCCTCGGCGAACGTTTGGACGTCGGGGAAGGCGTGGTAGACTTCCTCGTTGAGACGGCGCAGGAAGGCGATGGCCTCGAGGTTCTCGCGTCCGCCGTAAATGTTCGGGATCCACTCGCCTGGCTCGCGGGAGTAGTCGAGGTAGAGCATGGACGCGACGGCATCCACGCGCAGTCCGTCGGCGTGATAGACGTCGAGCCAGAACATCGCGCTGCTGAGCAGGAAGCTGCGGACCTCGTTGCGGCCGTAGTTGAAGATCATGCTGTTCCAATCGGGGTGGAAGCCCTGGCGCGGGTCCGCGTGCTCGTAGAGGTGGGTGCCGTCGAAGAACGCCAGTCCGTGGGCGTCGGTGGGGAAATGGGAGGGCACCCAGTCGAGGATGACGCCGATGCCGTGCTGGTGGAGGTAGTCGATGAAGAACATGAAGTCCTGCGGCGAGCCGTAGCGGCTGGTCGGCGCGAAGTAGCCGGTGACCTGGTAGCCCCAGGAGCCGTAGAACGGGTGCTCCATCACCGGCAGCAGCTCGACGTGCGTGAAGCCCATCTCCAGCACGTACTCGGCGAGGCGCGGCGCGAGCTCGCGGTAGGTGAGGGGACGGTTGCCGTCCTCGGGCACCCGCATCCACGAGCCCAGGTGGACCTCGTAGATCGAGATCGGCGTATCCGCGGCGTTCCGGCGGCCACGCTCCCGCATCCACTCGTCGTCGCCCCACTTGTAGGAGAGATCCCAGACGATGGAGGCCGTGCGGGGCGGCTCCTCGTGGCGGAAGCCGACGGGGTCCGCCTTCTCGACGCGGTAGCCGTGATACCAGGACTTGATGTGGTACTTGTAGAGGTCCCCCTGTCCGACGCCGGGAATGAAGCCCTCCCAGATCCCGGAGCTCCCGCGCGGCCGGAGCTTGTGCGAGGAGCGGTCCCAGCGGTTGAACTCGCCCATGACCGAGACCTCTTCCGCGTTGGGCGCCCAGACGGCGAAGTAGGTGCCGGGGACGCCGTCCACGGTGATCGGGTGCGCCCCGAGCCGGCGGTAGAGTTGTAGGTGGCTGCCCTCGTTGAAGAGGTAGACGTCATCCTCGGTCAGCAGCGTCACGTCGTGGCGGACCGGCGGCTGCTCGGTCCTCTCCTTCGATTCCACGCGTTCGCGTTCGCTCTGTCGCAACATGTCACTCCGTTCCGGTGGTGCCAGCGCCGCGCCGGCGCCCCAAAGATGACATCGGCAGGAGCGGGGGGCAAAAAGCTTCGCCAAACGCGCACGGTTTTCGTGTTGCGAGCCCGCGGCAGCACGGGACATGGAAAGACTTCACAAGGAGTTGACGTGCGGCACGGATCTCGAATCGGGGAGCGGCGAGGCGGTCTCCTCGAGCAGGGGATCGCGAGTCCGCTTCGACCCGACGCCGTCTCGATCCGGGGCGGCCCAAACACGAAGACTCCGGTTGCGCGATCGCGAACCGATGACGGACAGCTATCCGATCCGACGGCCGAGCGTGCCTCTCCGCGCGCTCGCGCTCTCCGTTTGTGCACTCGCCGTGCCGGTGGTCGCGGCGGCCCTCCCCGAGGCCGACGCGGGGGCAGGGACGGAACCGCTCCTGTGGCTGCTCGCGCTGGTGCCCGCGTTCCTATTGGCGTACTACCGAGGCTGGCGCGGCGCCGAATTCGCGCTGGCCGCCGGCATGGTCGCGCTCACGGTCGCCCACATCGTGGCGACGCTGACCGGCCGTGACCTGGGGAACCCGGCCATCCTGCTCCCCTCGGTGAGCGCCTACATCGTCGCCTCCCTGGGGATCGGCACCCTGTCCGAGCTCCTGCACCGGCACGTCGCGCGCGCGGAGGCGCAAGCGCTGACGGACGAGCTCACAGGACTGCCGAACCGGCGCTGGGCGCGGCTCATGCTCGAGACGGAGTTCGCGGCGGCGCAGCGCGGCCGGCCGCTGGTGGTGGTCCTGTTCGACCTGGACCGGTTCAAGGAATACAACGACCGCTACGGCCACGCCGCGGGCGACCGGGCGCTGAGGGTGGCGGCGGCGGTCCTCCGACGGAACACGCGCCGCATGCACCTCACGGCGCGCATCGGCGGCGAGGAGTTCCTCTCGATCCTGTCTTCGTCCGACATCGCCGGCGCGCGGGTCTTCGCGCGGCGGATCCGGGAGGATCTGGCCCGCGTGGAACTGCCGACCGGGCCGATCCGCGTCAGCGCCGGCCTCGCCGCGTACGACCCCGCAATGACATCGCCCGACGACCTGCTGGCGGTCGCCGACGAGGCGCTGTACCGCGCCAAGCAGGATGGCCGGGACCGGATCCGGGTCGGGCGGCTCCGCAAGCGGCTGTACGCGGTCTGATGGCCACCCCGCCCCGGGGGACGGGTTCATCCCGAAGAGAGGTCGAAGCCCTTGACCGCGGCTCGCCGCGCCGAGTAGAGTGCGCGCCGCATGAAGCCACGGGCCCGCAGGCCACGAGACCGGAACGCCTGCGGGCCCGCGCACGTTTCTGGCGGGCCGCGTGCCCCGGACGGGGCCGGCTCCCCGCCGGCCGCGCCGCTCCGGGCAGCAGTCTTTGCCTGGAACGGCGTGCCCGGCTACGTTTACGCCAACGGAGGGCAGGGCCGCGGACCCCGAGGGCGGAGCGCCGCGGATCGAACCACTCAGATCACGGAGGGTGGCATG
Coding sequences within:
- a CDS encoding phosphoenolpyruvate synthase, yielding MTFIRRFDELGKGDVAVAGGKGANLGEMARAGLPVPPGFVITVDAYARFFEASGVAAEVSRRLERLDVDDPVQLRRTAESAQALIRRARVPDDVRAAILDAYRTLSEQQGAEQEYVAVRSSATVEDTAQFSFAGMFESFLNIRGGDALIRRVKDCWASSFGARVLFYRIKQGLLEEAPIAVIVQKMVNAEKSGVLFTIDPASNDPGVLVIEAAWGLGEVVVGGQVAPDRYEVDKESLEIVRKTPGYKEFMLVRDEGAGENVRVDLDEEKATAPVLTDTEVRALAELGIEDEKHYGAPQDAEWAIEGGTIYFVQTRPVTTLGERAGASAAAAPESGGEEHAGKVLVRGLGASPGIASGVVRVLASPQEGGKLAEGEVLVTTRTAPDWVPIMRRAAAIVTDAGGMTSHAAIVSRELGLPCIVGARAATRTLRDGMTVTVDAREGVVTAGRRPGAERRAAATPAPAAPAIATAPVTATRLEVNLGEPERAEEVARMPVDGVGLLRAEFMILSALENRHPRRLIEEGRSDEFVERMVEDLTTFARAFHPRPVLYRAMDFRSNEFRGLEGGERYEPAEENPMIGYRGAYRYTREPDLFALELRTIARVREQFDNLHLMIPFVRTGWEFRAVKRQIDAAGLDRNLELWVMAEVPSIVYWIEEYARLGVRGVSIGSNDLTQLVLGVDRDSEILAPLYDERDPAVLDAIHTIIRRCKELGIASSICGQAPSVHPEYAEILVRWGIDAISVNPDAVEVTRRHIAAAEQKLILEEARGMAAARNRIAEAALEGPTPDGRPGAAPAAAPRAADAASASSRSR
- a CDS encoding heavy metal translocating P-type ATPase; this translates as MHDHHAHHRHAPGWSGEPPRPGDRDRREQARAEGHAHGSEVARTDSPAPHAGVHVTRGAHAAHDEHAGHGVELFRRRFWGALLLTLPTLIWSDVLQGWLGYTAPTFPGSRFVPAIFGTAVFVYGGRVFLQGAVRELGDRSPGMMTLISIAIGVAFLFSLAVTLGFRGTPLWWELATLVTVMLLGHWMEMRSIAQASGALRELAKLLPDTAVRVVDGRTEEVPVSALREGDVVLVRPGAGIPADGVVREGRSAVNEAMITGESRPVDKVEGDEVIAGTVNGAGSLRIEVTRTGERTALAGIMRLVAEAQMSRSHAQALADRAAFWLTLVAIGAGAATLVGWLAVEAPAGFTIERVVTVLVIACPHALGLAIPLVIAISTTLAARSGLLVRDRQGLEEARRVDTVVFDKTGTLTTGEFRVVDVATIPGLAPDEALRLAAATEHDSEHAIAQGIVKSAEEKGIALPDARGFEALPGQGVRAEVEGRELSVGGPALLRRLGITLPAPLEAGAERARARGHASVVLLEGEQPLAVVAVADRIRPESYEAVRRLHAEGIEVVMLTGDARVVAETVARELGIDAFHAEVLPDQKVEKIRELRRQGKRVAMVGDGVNDAPALLTADVGIAIGAGTGVAVEAGDIVLVRSDPRDVPRIIELSRATYRKMVQNLWWAAGYNVVAIPLAAGVLAGRGILLPPAVGAILMSVSTVIVALNAQLLRRARL
- a CDS encoding 1,4-alpha-glucan branching enzyme; the encoded protein is MLRQSERERVESKERTEQPPVRHDVTLLTEDDVYLFNEGSHLQLYRRLGAHPITVDGVPGTYFAVWAPNAEEVSVMGEFNRWDRSSHKLRPRGSSGIWEGFIPGVGQGDLYKYHIKSWYHGYRVEKADPVGFRHEEPPRTASIVWDLSYKWGDDEWMRERGRRNAADTPISIYEVHLGSWMRVPEDGNRPLTYRELAPRLAEYVLEMGFTHVELLPVMEHPFYGSWGYQVTGYFAPTSRYGSPQDFMFFIDYLHQHGIGVILDWVPSHFPTDAHGLAFFDGTHLYEHADPRQGFHPDWNSMIFNYGRNEVRSFLLSSAMFWLDVYHADGLRVDAVASMLYLDYSREPGEWIPNIYGGRENLEAIAFLRRLNEEVYHAFPDVQTFAEESTAWPMVSRPTYVGGLGFGMKWDMGWMHDTRRYMSRDPIYRKYHHNDLTFRMLYAFHENFVLPLSHDEVVHGKGSLLGSMPGDLWQKFANLRALFGYMWAQSGKKLLFMGGEFGQWNEWNHETSLDWHLLQYDTHRGVQRWVADLNRLYRAEPALHELDFEPAGFEWVDANDAESSVISFLRRGRSPDDVILVVANFTPVVRHGYRVGVPKGGFWRELLNSDAKEYGGSGVGNLGGKDADPVPCHGRPFSLELVLPPLAVIFLKPEG